The segment CAACGGGAAGCTGACTCAGGTAGGTGTGCCGAGGGGTAAGGGATGCCAAAAACCTGGTGTTTGTGGagcaaattgcatacctttcaGGGGGGCGGTGTTGAAATCGTGCAGTTTGTGAAGCAAtccgcctgaaggtatgcagtCCGCCTTCATTAACTGTCATTTTAACATGATTTTAACGTTTCGGACTGATTCTTACGCTTTTAAAATGCATCCCACCCCCAGGTGCCCTCGAAAGCGATCGTCGGTCTGAAGAAGCTGATGGTGCTCGATCTGGACGCGAACGAGATCGGCACGCTGGAGGACTACGCCTTCCATGGGCTCCACCTGGTGAAGCTCAACCTGAAAAGCAACCAGATCGAGCGCGTCCCCACGAACGCGCTGGCCGGGCTGGAGGAGTCGCTGGCCGAGCTCGACCTGTCCGAGAACCGGTTGCGCCAGTTCCCGACGCTGGCGCTTCGCCAGCTGGAGCACCTCCGCCTGGTGCGCCTCTCGATGAACGAGATCGCCTCGCTCGAGCCGGACGACAGCTACACCCGGTTCGGGGCGCTCTCCTTCCTCGACCTCAGCCTGAACAACTTCGCCGAGCTGTACGGCGACATCTTCGGCGCCTTTCCCGCCCTGAAGACGCTCTCGCTCTACAACAACTTCATCGAGCAGGTGCACCGGGACGCGTTCGTGTCGCTGCACGAGCTGCAGTCGCTCGACCTCAGCCACAACCGGATCGTCTACCTCGACCCGGACGTGTTCGCGGCGAACCGGCGGCTGCACACGGTCGACCTGAGCCGCAACCACGTGCACTACGTGAGCGGCGTGTTCGCCAACCTGCCCGTGCTGCGCGAGGTCTTCCTCAGCGAGAACAACCTGCTCGAGCTGACGGACGACTGCTTCGCCAACTCGACCGGCGTGAAGGTGCTGTACATGGAGCACAACGCGCTGCAGCGGCTGGACGGGGAGGCGCTCGCCTCGCTCGCTAGCCTCGAGCAGCTGTTCCTCAGCCACAATCTGCTCGAAAAGATACCGGTGCGCTTTTTCGAGCCGACGCCCGAGCTGACCTCGCTAGCGCTCGACGGGAACGCGCTGCTCGAGCTGGACGAGCGGCTGTTCCAGCGGCAGGGGAAGCTGCGCGAGCTGCGCCTCAATGGCAATCGGTTGCGGCAGATCCGGGCGGCGCTGTTCGCGCCCGCCGCCGACCTGATGGAGCTGCATCTGCAGAACAACGAGCTGCGGGTGGTGGAGCGCGGCGCGCTCAGCGGCTGCCCGCAGCTGCAGTACGTCAACCTGCAGGACAACGCGCTGGAGGAGCTGGACGCGGTGTTTGCCGGTGGGCCCGGGCCGCACACGCCCGCCCACTCGCCGCTGATGGCGGTGACGACGCACGGGAAGCTGATCAGCACGAAGGGCGAGCCGGCGGTGCTGGACGGCGAGCTGGCGGGCCAGCCGGCCGAGTCGGCGCTGCTCTCGATCCAGCTCAGCGGCAACGCGCTGCGCCATCTGCACGCGCAAGCGTTTCGCGGCCAGACGAGCGTGCAGATGGTGTGGCTGGAGCACAACCAGCTGCGCTCGCTCGACCGCGCCCTGTTCGCCGAGACGGTCCACCTGGAGAAGCTGTACCTGCGCAACAACTCGCTGATCGCGCTCGAGCCCGGCACGTTCGATGCGCTCGGGCGGCTCAAGCTGCTCGATCTGTCGCGCAACCGGCTGAGCGACCTGCAGCCGGAGCTGTTCCGCCGGCTGGCCGAgctggaggagctgctgcTCGCGCACAACCTGCTCGGGGCGCTGCGGGCCAACGTGTTCGGGGCGCTGCACGGCCTCCGCACGCTCGACCTCAGCTACAACAACCTGCAGACGCTCGGTGCGGACGCACTGCAGCCGGGCCTGCCGGTGGCGAGCGTGAACCTGCGCGGCTGCAACCTGACGCGGCTCGAGCCGGGCGCCTTCCGCGGGCTGCTCAATCTGGCCGAGCTGACGCTGGAGGAGAACCGGCTGCCGGCGGGCGAGCTGCGCCATCTCGACGCGAGCCCGGTGCGCACGCTGCGCCTCGCCGCGAACAACTTTACGGCCGTGCGCGAGGGGCTGCTCGATCGGCTGGTCTCGCTGCAGGTGCTGGAGTTGGCGCGCTGCGCCATCGGTGACCTGCCCACCGCCCTGCTCCAGCGCAACGTCAACCTCGTCCGGCTGGATCTGAGCGAGAACGAGCTGCGCGTGCTGCGCCGCGGCTCCTTCGCCGGGCTGCACGTGTTCAAGGAGCTGCGGCTGCACGGCAACCGGCTGGCGGACTTCCCGCACCTCGCCCTGCTGAACGTGTCCACGCTCGAGGTGCTGACGCTGTCCCGCAACCAGCTGACGGCGATCGATTTCTACAAGCTGAGCGGGCTGCCGAACCTGCGCACGCTCGACCTGCACGCGAACAGCATCACGACGCTGGGCGGGTTCACCGCCGACACGCTGCCCCATCTCGACACGCTCGATCTCAGCGGCAACCTGCTGCTGGCGCTGCCGGAGAACTTCTTCAAGCACTCGGTCAGCCTGCAGCGCGTCGACCTGTCGGCGAACCGGTTCGGGCGCATCCCCAACCTGGCCCTCTCGGAGGCGTCGCTGGCCCGGCTGGCCTGGCTCAACCTTACCGGCAACCCGCTGCAGCGCATCTCGGCCGACGCCGACCAGCAGCGCTTCCCGCATCTGCGCGAGCTCGTCATCAGCCGCACCAACCTGTCGATCGTGACCAGCAAAGACTTCGAGCTGTACCCGGCGGTGCAGCGGCTGCACCTGGCGCACAACCGCATCAACCGCATCTCGCCCGGCGCGTTCGTGGCCCTCGCCAGCCTGCAGCTGCTCGATCTGAGCGTGAAcgagctggagctgctgcCGAAGGAGCGGCTGCAGGGGCTGCGGCTGCTCGAGACGCTCAACCTGTCCACCAACAGCATCCGCGAGCTGGACGAGTTTGCGCAGGACCTGCAGAAGCTGCGCGTGCTCGACGCGTCCGCCAACCAGCTCGAGCGCATCCACAAGAACGCGCTGCGCCATCTGGGGGCGCTGCAGGAGCTATACTTGAACGGCAACCGGCTGATCACGGTGGCGTCGGACGCGTTCCGGACGCTGCGCGCCCTGACCCGGCTCGATCTGCGCAAGAACTACTTCGAGTACGTGCCGCTGCGGGCGCTCAAGCCGCTCGAAACTCAtctgcagcagctgcggcTTGAAGGTAAGGGTTGACTTGTTGCGGGGATTGTGTCGAACTTCTCACTTGCAACGCTGCAAAGGCACTGTTCATGGTCTAGCTTTTTGCACTGA is part of the Anopheles gambiae chromosome X, idAnoGambNW_F1_1, whole genome shotgun sequence genome and harbors:
- the LOC1271896 gene encoding protein artichoke, with protein sequence MRVRAVARCRMVAVAFVLLVQLVDSGQMEELQLRSGTGGGGSGTTRYRTGAADTPGKGRGQAGPAPMYAVNDIECPSFAENSACPCYKFEDGIFLECPGITLAALRSTLQVISSPIQSLSVYDFDRSVKTLTVDLFQGAAFSTAGGSGGGVGLGLDSAPAGNVSIRHLQFSHSSLQQLKPNSLLPLRSHLESLSIINGKLTQVPSKAIVGLKKLMVLDLDANEIGTLEDYAFHGLHLVKLNLKSNQIERVPTNALAGLEESLAELDLSENRLRQFPTLALRQLEHLRLVRLSMNEIASLEPDDSYTRFGALSFLDLSLNNFAELYGDIFGAFPALKTLSLYNNFIEQVHRDAFVSLHELQSLDLSHNRIVYLDPDVFAANRRLHTVDLSRNHVHYVSGVFANLPVLREVFLSENNLLELTDDCFANSTGVKVLYMEHNALQRLDGEALASLASLEQLFLSHNLLEKIPVRFFEPTPELTSLALDGNALLELDERLFQRQGKLRELRLNGNRLRQIRAALFAPAADLMELHLQNNELRVVERGALSGCPQLQYVNLQDNALEELDAVFAGGPGPHTPAHSPLMAVTTHGKLISTKGEPAVLDGELAGQPAESALLSIQLSGNALRHLHAQAFRGQTSVQMVWLEHNQLRSLDRALFAETVHLEKLYLRNNSLIALEPGTFDALGRLKLLDLSRNRLSDLQPELFRRLAELEELLLAHNLLGALRANVFGALHGLRTLDLSYNNLQTLGADALQPGLPVASVNLRGCNLTRLEPGAFRGLLNLAELTLEENRLPAGELRHLDASPVRTLRLAANNFTAVREGLLDRLVSLQVLELARCAIGDLPTALLQRNVNLVRLDLSENELRVLRRGSFAGLHVFKELRLHGNRLADFPHLALLNVSTLEVLTLSRNQLTAIDFYKLSGLPNLRTLDLHANSITTLGGFTADTLPHLDTLDLSGNLLLALPENFFKHSVSLQRVDLSANRFGRIPNLALSEASLARLAWLNLTGNPLQRISADADQQRFPHLRELVISRTNLSIVTSKDFELYPAVQRLHLAHNRINRISPGAFVALASLQLLDLSVNELELLPKERLQGLRLLETLNLSTNSIRELDEFAQDLQKLRVLDASANQLERIHKNALRHLGALQELYLNGNRLITVASDAFRTLRALTRLDLRKNYFEYVPLRALKPLETHLQQLRLEDNPLVCSCDTQELWEWLSDHRKWARGYDNVRCEQPAEVQGKLLLTMEPQEFCDVPLILKIAIQDIQPYSVLVSWQSREHSGLHGYHIIYHSLDTVEDIRGKTMNRSSNSAKLNRLSSNTRYLICVLGLGSWLTYHSDINSLLNQSNQLQNQILNSGSAVHSGYAAGDLDASLSNTLLSLMMDTPTSRCTEVRTLDAIGPNPLAEADGMSGRSIIHSILTRRLGLIVGCCLGIVVFIVLVSVLGWLKIKKQRLEAAKRQQQPHQPEFISYRHFSIPNDEHGRDGVAGAMGAVVGGGGGGGGGGVALLDGHPSFISGAVLGTTTTMNGGGPDEHKKLFLTDS